A region from the Acidiferrobacter sp. SPIII_3 genome encodes:
- the rpsA gene encoding 30S ribosomal protein S1, whose translation MSQSFAELFEESMQSCQMRPGSLIVGEVVHVDDEVVVVNAGLKSEGVIPTEQFRNANGEVGVKAGDRIEVVIEYMEDGFGQTRLSREKACRVKAWDVLEEAFEKQTVVTGIMTGKVKGGFTIAIDSIRAFLPGSLVDVRPVRDPSYLEGKELEFKVIKLDRKRNNVVVSRRAVVENEISAERDQLLANLEEGQIVKGIVKNLTDYGAFVDLGGVDGLLHITDLAWKRVKHPSEMLNIGDEVEAKVLRFDRERNRVSLGLKQLGDDPWVDLARRYPIGTRIFGKVTNITDYGAFVEIEEGVEGLVHVSEMDWTNKNVHPTKIVQLGDEVEAMILDIDEERRRISLGIKQCQPNPWEEFAASHNKGDLVKGQIKSITDFGVFVGLEGGIDGLIHLTDLSWSRAGEEAVRDLKKGDELEAVVLAVDPERERISLGVKQMEGDPFNNYCAEHGKGAVVTGVVTAVDAKGATVKLADDVEGYLRAAEAARDRTEDARAVLKEGDTVEAKVMTIDRKNRKITLSVRAKDMERENEAVQEYTRRAPLATSSLGDKLKEKLGQKE comes from the coding sequence ATGAGCCAAAGCTTTGCCGAATTGTTTGAAGAGAGCATGCAGTCCTGCCAGATGCGCCCCGGAAGTCTTATTGTGGGCGAGGTCGTGCATGTCGATGACGAGGTCGTGGTGGTCAATGCCGGCCTTAAGTCGGAAGGCGTGATTCCGACGGAACAGTTCCGCAACGCCAATGGCGAGGTCGGCGTCAAGGCGGGCGACCGGATCGAGGTGGTCATCGAATACATGGAGGACGGCTTCGGCCAGACCCGCCTGTCGCGCGAGAAGGCCTGTCGCGTCAAGGCCTGGGATGTGCTGGAGGAGGCGTTCGAGAAGCAGACGGTCGTGACCGGCATCATGACCGGCAAGGTGAAGGGCGGCTTTACCATAGCGATCGACAGCATTCGCGCGTTCCTGCCCGGTTCGCTGGTGGATGTGCGTCCGGTACGCGATCCGTCCTATCTCGAAGGCAAGGAGCTGGAGTTCAAGGTCATCAAGCTCGACCGCAAGCGCAACAACGTGGTGGTCTCGCGGCGCGCGGTCGTGGAAAACGAGATATCGGCGGAGCGCGACCAGCTGCTCGCGAATCTCGAGGAAGGCCAGATCGTGAAGGGCATCGTGAAGAACCTCACGGATTACGGCGCGTTCGTGGATCTGGGTGGGGTGGATGGGCTTTTGCATATCACCGATCTTGCGTGGAAGCGCGTGAAGCATCCCTCGGAGATGCTCAATATCGGGGATGAGGTCGAGGCCAAGGTCCTGCGCTTCGATCGTGAACGCAACCGCGTGTCACTGGGCTTAAAGCAGCTGGGCGACGACCCGTGGGTCGATCTGGCCCGGCGCTACCCGATCGGGACCCGGATCTTCGGCAAGGTCACGAATATCACGGACTACGGTGCGTTCGTGGAGATCGAGGAAGGCGTCGAGGGCCTGGTCCATGTCTCGGAGATGGATTGGACCAATAAGAATGTGCACCCGACCAAGATCGTGCAGTTGGGTGACGAGGTCGAGGCCATGATCCTCGACATCGACGAGGAGCGCCGACGCATCTCGCTTGGCATCAAGCAATGCCAGCCCAATCCCTGGGAGGAATTCGCGGCCTCGCACAACAAGGGCGACCTCGTGAAGGGTCAGATCAAGTCGATCACCGACTTCGGGGTATTCGTGGGGCTCGAGGGGGGTATCGACGGGTTGATTCACCTGACGGATCTGTCGTGGAGCCGCGCCGGGGAAGAGGCGGTTCGTGACCTGAAAAAGGGCGATGAACTCGAGGCCGTGGTATTGGCGGTCGATCCCGAGCGCGAGCGGATCTCGCTTGGTGTGAAGCAGATGGAAGGAGACCCGTTCAATAACTATTGCGCGGAGCACGGCAAGGGCGCGGTGGTGACCGGGGTGGTGACGGCGGTGGATGCCAAGGGCGCGACTGTGAAGCTCGCCGATGACGTCGAGGGCTATCTGCGGGCGGCGGAGGCGGCGCGTGATCGTACCGAGGACGCCCGCGCGGTGTTGAAGGAAGGGGATACGGTCGAGGCCAAGGTCATGACCATAGACCGCAAGAACCGCAAGATCACGCTGTCGGTACGCGCCAAGGACATGGAGCGCGAGAACGAGGCCGTGCAGGAGTATACGCGCAGGGCGCCGCTTGCGACCTCGTCTTTGGGCGACAAGCTGAAAGAGAAGCTCGGGCAGAAGGAGTGA
- the cmk gene encoding (d)CMP kinase, with amino-acid sequence MIPVLAIDGPSGSGKGAVGMGVAERLGWHYLDSGAVYRALGLAASWAQVACDDERELRALAAALDLRFAGGAAAEPQVYVNGRECSVALRGPEAADAASRVAALAGVRQALLDRQRAARRSPGLVADGRDMGSHVFPDAFLKVFLTASPEVRAERRYNQLKAKGFGVTLPQLIQEIRERDERDANRAVAPLKPAPDAVVLDSSALGLQDVINRVLTMVSRSA; translated from the coding sequence ATGATCCCGGTGCTCGCGATCGACGGCCCGTCGGGCTCCGGCAAGGGCGCGGTCGGCATGGGGGTGGCCGAGCGGCTCGGCTGGCATTATCTGGACAGCGGCGCGGTCTACCGCGCCTTGGGTCTTGCGGCCTCATGGGCGCAGGTGGCCTGCGACGACGAGCGTGAGCTGCGCGCGCTCGCCGCCGCGCTCGACCTGCGCTTCGCCGGCGGGGCGGCGGCCGAACCGCAGGTCTATGTCAACGGGCGCGAGTGCAGCGTGGCCCTGCGCGGCCCCGAGGCCGCGGATGCGGCATCCCGGGTGGCGGCGCTCGCGGGCGTGCGTCAGGCGCTCCTGGACCGCCAGCGCGCCGCGCGCAGGTCCCCGGGGCTGGTGGCCGATGGTCGGGACATGGGCAGTCATGTCTTTCCCGATGCCTTCCTGAAGGTTTTTCTGACCGCAAGCCCCGAGGTGCGCGCCGAGCGCCGCTACAATCAGTTGAAGGCAAAGGGGTTCGGTGTTACGCTTCCACAGCTTATACAGGAGATTCGGGAGCGGGACGAGCGCGACGCCAATCGCGCGGTCGCACCGCTCAAGCCAGCCCCAGACGCCGTCGTGCTCGACTCGTCGGCCCTCGGGCTTCAGGACGTCATCAACCGGGTGCTCACCATGGTGAGCCGTTCGGCCTAG
- the aroA gene encoding 3-phosphoshikimate 1-carboxyvinyltransferase, producing the protein MASIDYTVRSGGPLTGTVTVAGDKSISHRAVILSALAEGRSEIAGLLEGEDVLGTVAAFRALGVAIDGPRDGRLTVDGVGLHGLKAPVGALDLGNSGTSMRLLAGLLAAQPFGARLIGDESLMRRPMERVAVPLRSMGAVIETGEGGRPPLHIVGGRGLRAIEYRLPVASAQVKSAILLAALYARGRTVVIEPAPSRDHSERMLAGFGYPIHRDGATITLEGGAGPLHPVRLDVPADLSSAAFFLVAASIVPGSCIRLPRVGMNPTRRGVIDILRAMGAHIEAENETVAGGEPVADLVVRAAPLRGIAIPRELVPLAIDEFPAIFIAAACAQGTTIVRGAEELRVKESDRLAVMARGLAGLGVAVEEYPDGLAISGTPLTGGVIESGGDHRVAMAFAVAGLRAADAVSVRDCRNVATSFPGFVACAKAVGFDLEVSAS; encoded by the coding sequence ATGGCAAGCATTGATTACACGGTAAGGAGCGGGGGTCCGCTCACCGGGACGGTGACGGTGGCCGGCGACAAGTCGATCTCGCACCGCGCCGTCATCCTAAGCGCGCTCGCCGAGGGGCGCAGCGAGATTGCGGGTCTCCTCGAGGGCGAGGACGTCCTCGGGACGGTGGCCGCGTTTCGCGCGCTGGGGGTGGCCATCGACGGCCCCCGCGATGGGCGGCTTACGGTCGATGGGGTCGGGCTCCATGGCCTGAAGGCCCCGGTGGGGGCCCTCGATCTCGGCAATTCCGGCACTAGCATGCGTCTGCTCGCGGGACTCTTGGCGGCGCAGCCGTTTGGGGCGCGTCTCATTGGCGATGAATCCCTCATGCGCCGGCCGATGGAGCGGGTGGCGGTGCCGCTGCGATCGATGGGGGCGGTGATCGAGACCGGAGAGGGTGGGCGGCCGCCGCTGCATATCGTGGGGGGGCGGGGCTTGCGCGCGATCGAATATCGTCTGCCGGTGGCCAGCGCCCAGGTGAAGTCGGCGATCCTGCTGGCCGCCCTGTACGCCCGGGGGCGTACGGTGGTGATCGAGCCGGCCCCGAGCCGCGATCATAGCGAGCGCATGTTGGCCGGTTTCGGTTATCCGATTCACCGCGACGGCGCCACGATCACCCTGGAGGGTGGCGCCGGACCCTTGCATCCGGTACGGCTCGATGTCCCCGCGGACCTCTCGTCGGCGGCGTTTTTCCTGGTGGCGGCGAGCATCGTACCGGGGTCTTGTATACGTCTGCCACGGGTTGGCATGAACCCCACTAGGCGGGGTGTGATCGACATCCTGCGCGCCATGGGGGCGCACATCGAGGCCGAGAACGAGACCGTGGCGGGCGGCGAACCGGTCGCCGATCTTGTGGTGCGCGCCGCGCCCTTGCGCGGTATCGCCATACCCCGTGAACTCGTGCCGCTTGCCATCGACGAATTCCCGGCGATCTTCATCGCCGCGGCCTGCGCTCAGGGGACGACGATAGTGCGTGGTGCCGAGGAGTTGCGGGTCAAGGAGAGCGATCGGCTGGCGGTCATGGCGCGGGGTCTGGCAGGTCTCGGGGTGGCCGTGGAGGAATACCCGGACGGGCTTGCCATCAGCGGGACGCCGCTTACGGGCGGGGTCATCGAGTCCGGCGGCGACCACCGGGTGGCGATGGCGTTCGCGGTCGCCGGTCTCAGGGCCGCGGACGCCGTTTCGGTACGCGACTGCCGCAATGTCGCGACCTCATTCCCGGGTTTCGTGGCCTGCGCCAAGGCCGTCGGGTTCGATCTCGAGGTGAGCGCCTCATGA
- a CDS encoding prephenate dehydrogenase/arogenate dehydrogenase family protein: MNPAAHEAVIGAPRLAVVGVGLMGGSLAAALRNARFVDRIVGVDEDPRSLTAARAHGLIDDTQDLEAAARDADLMVLATPLGALPGLLARLSRCLPAHAVVTDMGSAKQSVAEAARALGLTRFVPGHPMAGGECSGPAAARADLFAGRSVILTPTETTDDEAVRAVRTMWTAAGAHVVMADAATHDRLVAYTSHLPHLLAFACAELLAEYAPAEALAPFTGAGLKDFLRIAGSDPVMWRDICAANGASLAPALAAYAERLKGYSERLACGDFEGLLSHFAKARAFRADLMRRSTHGKH; this comes from the coding sequence GTGAATCCCGCGGCACACGAGGCCGTGATCGGCGCCCCCCGGCTTGCGGTCGTGGGCGTGGGTCTCATGGGAGGATCGCTCGCCGCGGCCTTGCGTAACGCCCGGTTCGTGGACCGGATCGTGGGGGTGGACGAGGACCCGCGATCGCTTACGGCGGCGCGCGCCCACGGCCTGATCGATGACACGCAGGATCTCGAGGCGGCGGCGCGCGATGCCGACCTCATGGTGTTGGCGACACCGCTCGGGGCCTTGCCCGGGTTGCTCGCGAGGCTATCCCGGTGCCTGCCGGCGCATGCCGTCGTGACCGACATGGGAAGTGCCAAGCAGTCGGTGGCCGAGGCCGCGCGCGCGCTTGGTCTCACCCGCTTTGTCCCCGGTCACCCCATGGCCGGCGGCGAGTGTTCGGGGCCAGCGGCCGCGCGCGCCGATCTGTTCGCTGGTCGTAGCGTCATCCTGACACCTACGGAGACCACCGACGATGAGGCGGTGCGCGCCGTGCGCACGATGTGGACAGCGGCCGGGGCCCATGTGGTCATGGCTGACGCCGCGACCCACGACCGGCTCGTGGCCTATACGAGCCATCTCCCGCACCTGCTCGCGTTTGCGTGTGCCGAGCTGCTCGCGGAGTACGCGCCGGCCGAGGCGTTGGCGCCATTCACCGGTGCCGGACTCAAGGATTTTTTGCGTATCGCCGGCAGCGATCCCGTCATGTGGCGGGATATCTGTGCGGCCAATGGCGCGTCGCTTGCCCCGGCGCTTGCCGCCTACGCCGAGCGCCTGAAGGGCTATAGTGAGCGTCTGGCGTGCGGGGATTTCGAGGGACTTTTGAGCCATTTCGCGAAGGCCCGGGCGTTTCGTGCCGATTTGATGCGCAGGAGCACCCATGGCAAGCATTGA
- the hisC gene encoding histidinol-phosphate transaminase: MACDPVILAAPGVRGLVPYQPGKPIEELERELGVTGAVKLASNENPYGPGAKAKAAAAAALAQMERYPDGGGFALKRALAQHLGVSERQITLGNGSNDVLELIARTFLCPGETALCDEYAFAAYPISVRGIGAHMIQVPSRAYAHDLDAMAHALSPSVRMVFLANPNNPTGTWFGQDELAAFLAAVPASTIVVLDEAYLEYVTEPGYPDGCGFLARHPNLVVVRTFSKIHGLAGLRVGYAVSDPALADLMNRLRQPFNVNIVAQAAAVAALSDEAHVERMRAVNAADRTTLAVALRDHGLGVLPSVGNFLCVEVGDAARLYEALLRQGVIVRPLKPYGMTAHLRITVGRPEENARLMRALTDIMRAA; this comes from the coding sequence ATGGCATGTGACCCCGTGATCCTGGCGGCGCCCGGCGTCCGCGGCCTGGTGCCCTACCAGCCGGGCAAGCCCATAGAGGAGCTGGAGCGCGAACTGGGCGTGACCGGGGCGGTCAAGCTCGCCTCGAACGAGAACCCCTATGGCCCGGGAGCGAAGGCGAAAGCGGCGGCTGCGGCGGCCTTGGCGCAGATGGAACGTTATCCCGACGGCGGCGGCTTTGCCTTGAAGCGTGCCTTGGCGCAACACCTCGGGGTGTCGGAGCGCCAGATCACGCTCGGTAACGGATCCAATGACGTCCTGGAACTCATCGCCCGTACCTTTCTTTGTCCAGGCGAGACCGCGCTTTGTGATGAGTACGCCTTTGCCGCCTACCCGATCAGTGTGCGCGGGATAGGGGCGCATATGATCCAGGTGCCATCGCGCGCCTACGCCCATGACCTCGATGCCATGGCGCACGCCTTGAGTCCGAGTGTGCGCATGGTGTTTTTGGCCAACCCCAACAATCCGACCGGTACGTGGTTTGGCCAAGATGAACTCGCGGCCTTTCTGGCGGCGGTGCCGGCATCGACGATCGTGGTCCTGGACGAGGCCTATCTCGAATATGTGACCGAGCCGGGCTACCCGGACGGCTGTGGGTTCCTGGCCCGCCACCCGAATCTCGTGGTTGTGCGGACGTTCTCCAAGATCCACGGGCTTGCGGGCCTAAGGGTCGGCTATGCCGTGTCCGACCCGGCGCTTGCGGACCTCATGAACCGCCTGCGTCAGCCCTTCAATGTGAATATCGTGGCCCAGGCAGCGGCCGTGGCGGCGCTGTCGGACGAGGCCCATGTGGAACGGATGCGCGCGGTGAACGCCGCCGATCGCACCACGCTCGCCGTGGCCCTCCGGGATCACGGTCTTGGCGTCCTCCCGTCAGTGGGCAATTTCCTGTGCGTCGAGGTGGGTGATGCCGCGCGTCTCTATGAGGCGTTGTTGCGCCAGGGTGTCATCGTCCGGCCGCTTAAGCCCTATGGCATGACCGCGCATCTGCGTATCACAGTCGGGCGGCCCGAGGAGAACGCACGCCTCATGCGCGCCCTCACCGATATCATGAGGGCCGCGTGA
- the pheA gene encoding prephenate dehydratase, whose translation MSERPDDPEWRLDEHRARIDAIDEQIQGLLADRARTAQEIARVKEACGDAVFYRPERERQVLARVRARHKGPLPEEDVLRIFREIMGTCLALEQTLAVAYFGPEGSFTEGALRKHFGGAVAALPQATIAEVFRAVTAKTADFGVVPVENSAEGIVNHTHDLLMRSPLVIVGEVVLRVHHQLLARAQGLDEITHVAAHPQALAQCRGWIERHLAHCEQVAVSNNAEAARRAASESHLAAIASREAAAHWGLPILAENIEDAPDNATRFFVIGRHAVGSSGQDKTSLLLTAPHTPGSLHALLEPFARRGISLLRIESRPAQRALWEYVFFVDIAGHERDPVIEEALAELEQRGGVVRRLGSYPQAV comes from the coding sequence ATGTCTGAGCGTCCTGACGATCCCGAGTGGCGACTGGATGAGCACCGTGCCCGCATAGATGCCATAGATGAGCAGATCCAGGGTCTGCTCGCGGACCGCGCGCGGACCGCGCAGGAGATCGCGCGGGTCAAGGAGGCCTGCGGCGATGCGGTGTTCTATCGCCCGGAGCGCGAACGGCAGGTGTTGGCCCGCGTGCGTGCGCGCCATAAGGGACCGCTGCCCGAAGAGGACGTGCTGCGCATCTTCCGGGAGATCATGGGGACTTGTCTGGCCCTGGAGCAGACCTTGGCCGTGGCGTATTTCGGGCCCGAGGGGAGCTTTACGGAAGGCGCCCTACGCAAGCATTTCGGGGGCGCGGTGGCGGCGTTGCCGCAGGCCACCATCGCCGAGGTGTTCCGTGCGGTGACCGCCAAGACCGCGGACTTCGGCGTCGTCCCGGTGGAGAATTCGGCCGAGGGGATCGTCAATCATACGCACGACCTGCTCATGCGTTCGCCGCTTGTGATCGTGGGCGAGGTGGTGTTGCGGGTCCACCATCAATTGCTGGCGCGCGCGCAGGGACTAGACGAGATCACGCACGTCGCCGCCCATCCCCAGGCCCTGGCCCAGTGCCGCGGATGGATAGAGCGGCATCTCGCCCATTGTGAGCAGGTGGCGGTATCGAACAATGCCGAGGCGGCGCGGCGCGCGGCCTCGGAATCGCATCTGGCGGCGATCGCCTCGCGCGAGGCCGCCGCCCACTGGGGCCTGCCGATCCTGGCGGAGAACATCGAGGACGCCCCCGACAACGCCACACGGTTTTTTGTGATCGGCCGGCATGCCGTGGGGTCGAGCGGGCAGGACAAGACCAGTCTGTTGCTGACCGCCCCCCATACCCCGGGCTCCCTGCATGCGCTGCTCGAACCGTTCGCGCGGCGTGGCATAAGCCTTTTGCGCATCGAGTCGCGCCCCGCGCAGCGGGCCTTGTGGGAGTATGTGTTTTTCGTGGATATCGCAGGCCACGAGAGGGACCCGGTGATCGAGGAGGCGTTGGCCGAACTCGAGCAGCGCGGGGGGGTCGTGCGACGCCTTGGCTCTTACCCCCAGGCGGTCTAG
- a CDS encoding phosphoglycerate dehydrogenase — translation MFKVRTLNQISPLGLARFDAKRFHVGADVDDADAIMVRSFKMHDMPLPARLKAVGRAGAGVNNIPVAALSQRGVPVFNAPGANANAVKELVVAGLLIAARNLRGAWEFAATLEGSDAEISRAVEAGKKAYAGFELPGRVLGVVGLGAIGRLVAHAGLSLGMRVIGFDPELTVEGAWQLSAEVQKAASVAALLREADFVSFHVPLVDATRHMINAETVGLLKSTATVLNFAREGVVDDDAVVAALDAGRLHAYLCDFPTNHVKGHPKVVALPHLGASTREAEDNCAIMVAEELRDFLENGNIRNAVNFPEVVVAREGVCRLVVANANVPNMVGQISTSMARAGLNIHNLVNKSRGDLAYTLVDLDSALPDAVYDEIAAIPGVMSVRRISA, via the coding sequence ATGTTCAAGGTCCGGACGCTGAATCAGATTTCGCCGCTGGGCCTCGCGCGTTTCGATGCCAAACGCTTTCATGTGGGCGCCGATGTCGATGACGCGGATGCCATCATGGTGCGCTCGTTCAAGATGCACGACATGCCGCTGCCGGCGCGGCTCAAGGCCGTGGGGCGCGCGGGGGCCGGGGTGAACAACATCCCGGTGGCGGCGTTGAGCCAGCGTGGCGTGCCGGTCTTCAACGCCCCGGGCGCCAATGCCAACGCCGTGAAGGAGTTGGTGGTCGCCGGGCTGCTGATCGCTGCGCGCAACCTGCGCGGGGCGTGGGAGTTTGCGGCCACGCTCGAGGGGAGCGATGCCGAGATCAGCCGCGCGGTGGAGGCCGGCAAGAAGGCCTATGCCGGGTTCGAGCTGCCGGGGCGGGTCCTGGGAGTCGTGGGTCTGGGCGCGATCGGACGGCTGGTCGCCCATGCCGGCCTTTCGCTTGGCATGAGGGTCATAGGTTTCGATCCCGAACTGACGGTGGAAGGGGCCTGGCAGCTGTCGGCGGAGGTCCAGAAGGCCGCCAGTGTCGCGGCGCTCCTGCGTGAGGCGGATTTCGTGAGTTTTCATGTGCCGCTCGTCGATGCCACGCGCCATATGATCAATGCCGAGACCGTAGGGCTCCTTAAGTCCACGGCGACGGTGCTCAACTTCGCGCGTGAGGGGGTCGTCGACGATGACGCCGTGGTTGCCGCCCTGGACGCCGGGCGCCTGCACGCCTATCTGTGTGATTTCCCGACCAACCACGTAAAGGGCCACCCGAAGGTGGTGGCGCTGCCGCACTTGGGCGCGTCGACCCGGGAGGCCGAGGACAATTGCGCAATCATGGTGGCCGAAGAGCTGCGCGACTTTTTGGAGAATGGCAACATCCGCAACGCGGTGAACTTTCCCGAGGTCGTGGTGGCGCGGGAAGGGGTATGCCGACTGGTGGTGGCCAATGCCAATGTGCCCAATATGGTCGGGCAGATCTCGACCTCCATGGCCCGCGCCGGACTCAATATCCATAACCTCGTCAATAAATCGCGCGGCGATCTCGCCTATACGCTCGTCGATCTCGATAGCGCGCTTCCCGATGCGGTGTATGACGAGATTGCGGCCATTCCGGGCGTGATGTCGGTGCGCAGAATCTCGGCCTGA
- the serC gene encoding 3-phosphoserine/phosphohydroxythreonine transaminase — translation MARIFNFGAGPAVMPQAVLRKAQEELVDWHGSGMSVMEMSHRGKEFLDIAARAETSLRVLMGIPDSYKVLFLQGGASLQFAMVPINLLRGKNRADYLHTGEWSKKAIAEARRFGEVNVVASGEASGFTDIPAVGDWRLDPQAAYLHYTPNETIGGVEFPFIPDAGAVPLVADMSSTILSRPVDVSRFGLIYAGAQKNIGPSGLTVVIVREDLVGQALPGMPIMLDYRTHADNDSMYNTPPTFPIYMAGLVFDWLKEQGGLAGMARVNERKARLLYDAIEGSGGFYACPVAKTCRSWMNVPFTLKDAGLDEVFLKESKAAGLLQLKGHRSVGGMRASLYNAMPEEGVAALVDFMRDFARRHG, via the coding sequence ATGGCGCGGATCTTTAATTTCGGGGCGGGACCTGCGGTCATGCCGCAGGCGGTGCTACGCAAGGCCCAGGAGGAGCTGGTCGACTGGCACGGCAGCGGGATGTCGGTCATGGAGATGAGCCACCGGGGCAAGGAGTTTCTGGATATCGCCGCGCGCGCCGAGACGTCCCTGCGTGTACTCATGGGTATCCCGGACTCCTACAAGGTGCTGTTCCTTCAGGGCGGCGCATCCCTGCAGTTCGCCATGGTGCCCATCAACCTGTTGCGCGGCAAGAACCGCGCCGATTACCTCCATACCGGTGAATGGTCCAAGAAGGCCATTGCCGAGGCGCGGCGCTTTGGCGAGGTGAATGTCGTGGCAAGCGGCGAGGCCAGTGGTTTCACGGACATCCCCGCGGTCGGTGACTGGCGGCTCGATCCGCAGGCGGCCTACCTCCATTACACCCCCAACGAGACCATAGGCGGGGTGGAATTCCCATTCATTCCCGATGCCGGCGCGGTACCGTTGGTCGCGGATATGTCCTCGACCATTTTGTCGCGGCCGGTCGATGTGAGCCGCTTCGGCCTCATCTATGCCGGCGCGCAAAAGAACATCGGACCGTCGGGCCTGACCGTGGTGATCGTGCGCGAGGACCTCGTGGGTCAGGCGCTCCCGGGCATGCCGATCATGCTCGATTACCGGACCCACGCCGACAATGATTCGATGTACAACACCCCGCCGACCTTCCCCATCTACATGGCCGGTCTGGTCTTCGACTGGCTCAAGGAACAGGGTGGTCTTGCCGGCATGGCGCGCGTGAACGAGCGTAAGGCACGGCTCCTGTATGACGCCATCGAAGGGTCGGGGGGATTTTATGCCTGCCCGGTGGCCAAGACCTGCCGGTCGTGGATGAACGTCCCATTCACCCTGAAAGACGCCGGTCTCGACGAGGTGTTTCTGAAGGAATCCAAGGCCGCGGGCCTGCTCCAGTTGAAGGGGCACCGCTCCGTGGGTGGTATGCGCGCCAGCCTCTACAATGCGATGCCGGAGGAAGGGGTGGCGGCGCTCGTCGACTTCATGCGGGACTTCGCGCGGAGACACGGCTGA